The following are from one region of the Escherichia sp. E4742 genome:
- a CDS encoding non-heme ferritin-like protein, producing MATTGMLLKLNTQMNREFYASNLYLHLSNWCSEQSLNGTATFLRSQAQSNVTQMMRMFNFMKSVGATPIVKAIDVPGEKLNSLEELFQKTLEEYEQRSSTLAQLANEAKELNDDSTVDFLRDLEKEQQHDGLLLQTILDEVRSAKLAGMCPVQTDQHVLNVVSHQIH from the coding sequence ATGGCAACCACTGGAATGCTTCTCAAACTCAACACTCAAATGAACCGCGAGTTTTATGCATCCAATCTCTACCTTCACCTGAGCAACTGGTGTTCTGAACAAAGTCTGAATGGCACCGCGACTTTTCTTCGCTCCCAGGCACAAAGTAACGTGACTCAAATGATGCGCATGTTTAACTTCATGAAAAGTGTCGGGGCGACGCCTATCGTTAAAGCCATTGATGTACCTGGAGAAAAACTGAACTCTCTGGAAGAACTCTTCCAAAAAACGTTGGAAGAATATGAGCAGCGTTCAAGCACGCTGGCGCAATTAGCAAATGAAGCTAAAGAATTGAATGATGATTCTACTGTCGATTTTCTGCGCGATCTGGAAAAAGAACAGCAGCACGATGGCCTCTTACTGCAAACCATTCTTGATGAAGTGCGCAGTGCGAAACTGGCCGGTATGTGCCCTGTCCAGACCGACCAGCATGTTCTGAATGTCGTGTCGCATCAGATACATTAA
- the yecJ gene encoding DUF2766 family protein YecJ: MSQPLNADQELVSDVVACQLVIKQILDVLDVIAPVEVREKMSSQLKNIDFTHHPAAADPVTMRAIQKAIALIELKFTPQNESH; encoded by the coding sequence ATGTCCCAGCCGCTGAATGCCGATCAGGAACTGGTTTCTGATGTTGTTGCTTGCCAGTTGGTGATCAAACAAATTCTCGACGTGCTCGATGTGATCGCGCCTGTTGAGGTACGTGAAAAAATGTCCAGCCAGCTGAAGAATATTGATTTTACTCACCATCCGGCTGCTGCTGACCCAGTCACTATGCGTGCTATTCAAAAAGCCATCGCGTTGATTGAGCTAAAGTTCACCCCACAAAACGAATCCCATTAA
- the azuC gene encoding stress response protein AzuC, producing the protein MKLRKILKSMFNNYCKTFKDVPPGNMFR; encoded by the coding sequence ATGAAACTGCGTAAGATCCTGAAAAGCATGTTCAATAATTATTGCAAGACGTTTAAAGACGTACCGCCTGGCAATATGTTCAGATAA
- the yecR gene encoding YecR family lipoprotein, whose translation MKHLIIVFSLLTVAGCTVTRQAHLSDVNATSGIVRLVYNQAFLQHARTDNYLDQGIANRACQQVGFTRAFAFGQPVSNCSLFAGSLCLNTQFTLSYQCRYLTPSAYQ comes from the coding sequence ATGAAACATCTGATAATTGTTTTTTCACTTTTAACAGTAGCGGGCTGTACCGTAACTCGTCAGGCTCACCTGAGCGATGTTAACGCCACGAGTGGTATTGTACGCCTCGTTTACAATCAGGCTTTTTTACAACACGCCCGCACTGACAACTATCTCGATCAGGGAATCGCGAACCGCGCATGTCAGCAGGTTGGATTTACCCGCGCCTTTGCGTTTGGGCAACCTGTAAGTAACTGTAGTTTGTTTGCGGGATCATTATGTCTGAATACGCAATTTACACTGTCGTATCAGTGCCGATACTTAACACCCTCGGCTTATCAATAA
- the ftnA gene encoding non-heme ferritin: protein MLKPEMIEKLNEQMNLELYSSLLYQQMSAWCSYHTFEGAAAFLRRHAQEEMTHMQRLFDYLTDTGNLPRINTVESPFAEYSSLDELFQETYKHEQLITQKINELAHAAMTNQDYPTFNFLQWYVSEQHEEEKLFKSIIDKLSLAGKSGEGLYFIDKELSTLDAQN, encoded by the coding sequence ATGCTGAAACCAGAAATGATTGAAAAACTTAATGAGCAGATGAACCTGGAACTCTACTCTTCACTGCTTTATCAGCAAATGAGCGCATGGTGCAGCTATCACACCTTCGAAGGTGCTGCCGCGTTTCTGCGTCGCCACGCCCAGGAAGAGATGACGCATATGCAGCGTCTGTTTGATTACCTGACCGATACTGGAAATTTACCGCGAATTAATACCGTTGAATCACCGTTTGCTGAATATTCTTCACTTGATGAATTATTCCAGGAAACCTATAAACACGAACAATTAATTACGCAAAAAATTAACGAACTCGCTCACGCTGCCATGACTAATCAGGACTACCCAACGTTCAATTTCCTGCAATGGTATGTATCTGAACAACACGAAGAAGAGAAATTGTTCAAATCTATTATTGATAAATTGAGCCTGGCGGGGAAAAGCGGCGAAGGACTTTATTTCATCGATAAAGAACTCTCTACGCTCGACGCACAAAACTAA
- a CDS encoding YecH family metal-binding protein yields MESIHGHEVLNMMIESGEQYTHASLEAAIKARFGDQTRFHTCSAEGMTAGELVAFLAEKGKFIPCEEGFSTDKSKICRH; encoded by the coding sequence ATGGAATCTATTCACGGTCATGAAGTGTTAAATATGATGATTGAATCAGGTGAGCAATATACGCACGCCAGTCTGGAAGCGGCTATCAAAGCACGTTTTGGTGATCAGACACGTTTTCATACTTGCTCGGCTGAAGGGATGACGGCGGGAGAGTTGGTGGCTTTTCTGGCGGAAAAAGGCAAATTTATTCCTTGCGAAGAAGGATTCTCAACCGATAAAAGTAAGATTTGTCGTCACTGA
- the tyrP gene encoding tyrosine transporter TyrP, which produces MKNRTLGSVFIVAGTTIGAGMLAMPLAAAGVGFTVTLTLLIGLWALMCYTALLLLEVYQHVPADTGLGTLAKRYLGRYGQWLTGFSMMFLMYALTAAYISGAGELLASSISDWTGISMTTTAGVLLFTFVAGGVVCVGTSLVDLFNRFLFSAKIIFLVLMLVLLLPHIHKINLLTLPLQQGLALSAIPVIFTSFGFHGSVPSIVSYMDGNIRKLRWVFITGSAIPLVAYIFWQLATLGSIDSTTFMGLLANHAGLNGLLQALREVVASPHVELAVHLFADLALATSFLGVALGLFDYLADLFQRSNTVGGRLQTGVITFLPPLAFALFYPRGFVMALGYAGVALAVLALIIPSLLTWQSRKHNPQASYRVKGGRPALVLVFICGISVIGVQFLIAAGLLPEVG; this is translated from the coding sequence GTGAAAAACAGAACTCTGGGAAGTGTTTTTATCGTGGCGGGAACCACAATTGGCGCAGGTATGCTGGCAATGCCGCTGGCAGCGGCTGGCGTCGGTTTTACCGTCACTCTGACATTGTTAATTGGCCTGTGGGCCTTGATGTGTTACACCGCTCTGTTACTGCTGGAAGTGTATCAGCATGTCCCTGCAGATACCGGCTTAGGCACGCTGGCAAAACGCTATCTGGGCCGCTACGGTCAGTGGCTGACCGGCTTCAGTATGATGTTTTTAATGTACGCCCTGACCGCAGCATATATCAGCGGTGCCGGTGAATTGCTGGCCTCCAGCATCAGCGACTGGACAGGCATTTCAATGACCACAACCGCTGGCGTGCTGTTGTTTACTTTTGTTGCCGGTGGTGTGGTTTGTGTTGGGACGTCGCTGGTCGATTTGTTTAACCGTTTTTTGTTCAGCGCCAAGATTATTTTCCTGGTGCTAATGCTGGTATTGCTGCTACCACATATTCATAAAATCAATCTGCTAACGCTGCCACTGCAACAGGGTCTGGCATTGTCTGCAATTCCGGTGATTTTTACCTCGTTTGGTTTTCACGGTAGCGTACCGAGCATCGTCAGCTATATGGATGGCAACATTCGTAAATTGCGCTGGGTGTTTATTACCGGTAGCGCGATCCCTCTGGTGGCATATATTTTCTGGCAACTGGCGACACTGGGCAGCATTGATTCAACAACCTTTATGGGACTGCTGGCGAATCATGCTGGATTAAATGGGCTGTTACAGGCATTACGCGAAGTGGTGGCCTCGCCGCATGTCGAGTTGGCAGTGCATTTATTCGCTGATTTAGCCCTCGCCACATCTTTCCTGGGCGTAGCGTTAGGCTTATTTGATTATCTGGCGGATTTGTTTCAGCGTTCCAATACCGTTGGTGGAAGACTGCAAACCGGTGTAATTACCTTTCTGCCGCCACTGGCGTTTGCGCTGTTTTATCCACGTGGTTTTGTAATGGCGCTCGGGTATGCTGGCGTAGCGCTGGCAGTACTGGCGTTGATAATTCCTTCACTGCTGACCTGGCAGAGCAGGAAGCATAATCCACAAGCAAGTTATCGGGTGAAAGGTGGACGTCCAGCTCTGGTGTTAGTGTTTATCTGTGGCATTAGCGTGATTGGCGTGCAATTTTTGATTGCGGCAGGGTTGTTGCCAGAAGTGGGATAA